One Deltaproteobacteria bacterium DNA window includes the following coding sequences:
- a CDS encoding YraN family protein yields MPDERQLLGAEGERAAEQFLRRHHYRILQRNYRCAAGEIDLVALDRTTVVFVEVKTRTQESFGNPLEAVDQRKQRQMVRAARYFLSEHRLHERAVRFDVVGVWWEGERVTCELVQHAFELGD; encoded by the coding sequence ATGCCGGATGAGCGCCAGCTGCTGGGCGCCGAGGGAGAACGGGCCGCAGAACAATTCCTGCGCCGCCACCACTATCGCATCCTCCAGCGCAATTACCGCTGCGCCGCCGGCGAGATCGATCTGGTCGCGCTCGACAGAACCACCGTGGTCTTCGTCGAGGTGAAGACCCGCACGCAGGAAAGCTTCGGAAACCCCCTCGAAGCCGTCGACCAGCGCAAGCAACGTCAAATGGTACGGGCGGCGCGCTACTTCCTGAGTGAGCACCGCCTGCACGAGCGCGCCGTCCGCTTCGACGTGGTCGGGGTGTGGTGGGAAGGGGAACGTGTCACCTGCGAGCTGGTGCAACACGCCTTCGAGCTCGGCGACTGA
- a CDS encoding YdcF family protein has translation MRRHWLIWLAAVVAAAGLSAYANRQAVLTRVAQRLIADEPRVAADAIVVISGSVPDRMLEGVALYRAGLAPLIVLTRESEPPGMAALRSLGGDIPSSHGLNISIATQLGVPRSAIITADGIASSTRREASLIVDFLQQAGIRRALLVTSKLHSYRAGLTFRAIGGARVQFVVCASRYDPFDPASWWRDRMQARRVVFEYQKLMLFQLWERWRGL, from the coding sequence GTGAGGCGGCACTGGCTCATCTGGTTGGCCGCGGTCGTGGCGGCTGCCGGCCTGTCGGCATACGCCAACCGGCAGGCAGTGCTGACCCGGGTGGCGCAACGGCTGATTGCTGACGAGCCGCGAGTGGCGGCCGATGCTATCGTGGTTATATCCGGCTCGGTTCCCGATCGCATGCTCGAAGGGGTGGCGCTGTATCGCGCCGGACTGGCGCCGTTGATTGTGCTGACGCGCGAGAGCGAGCCGCCGGGGATGGCGGCGTTGCGCTCCTTGGGGGGCGATATACCGAGCTCGCACGGGCTCAATATTTCGATTGCAACGCAACTCGGAGTGCCCCGCAGCGCTATTATCACGGCAGACGGCATAGCAAGCAGCACCCGCCGGGAGGCGAGTCTGATTGTCGACTTTCTGCAACAAGCGGGAATCCGGCGGGCTCTGCTGGTGACCTCCAAGCTGCACTCCTATCGCGCCGGGTTGACGTTTCGAGCGATCGGCGGGGCGCGGGTGCAATTCGTAGTCTGTGCTTCGCGCTACGACCCCTTCGATCCCGCGAGCTGGTGGCGCGACCGCATGCAGGCCCGGCGCGTGGTCTTCGAGTATCAGAAACTCATGTTGTTTCAGCTGTGGGAGCGCTGGCGCGGGCTTTGA
- the cas4 gene encoding CRISPR-associated protein Cas4 → MHDEVQVCAQAMCLEEMVGVSVPKGALYYAASKRRLEVAIDEALRTETIAAAARYHDLVAKRETPPAQLQRKCANCSLRELCLPELSSLAPGSAARDLSRALGVGGERQ, encoded by the coding sequence TTGCACGACGAAGTGCAGGTGTGCGCCCAGGCCATGTGCCTCGAAGAGATGGTGGGTGTGTCGGTGCCGAAGGGCGCGCTCTACTACGCGGCATCGAAGCGCCGGCTCGAGGTCGCAATTGACGAGGCGCTGCGAACTGAGACCATCGCTGCCGCGGCTCGCTACCATGATCTTGTGGCCAAGCGCGAAACCCCGCCCGCGCAGTTGCAGCGGAAGTGTGCGAACTGTTCCCTGCGAGAGCTTTGCCTCCCGGAACTGAGCAGCCTCGCTCCGGGTTCTGCCGCACGCGATCTGTCTCGTGCGCTCGGTGTCGGCGGAGAAAGGCAATGA
- the murA gene encoding UDP-N-acetylglucosamine 1-carboxyvinyltransferase, with protein sequence MGRLIITGGRRLQGRIRVAGNKNAAAPVLAASLLTEHTVRLGNIPQIEDVAIFAEMLRGLGATIEPDGEWWQVNTARVHSPRPDRRLGRQIRMSLLLAGPLLARFGRVALPFPGGDVIGRRRVDTHLQALQTLGATVEVTREGYRLAAARLRGGEIFLDEMSVTATENAVLAAVLAEGRTLIRNAASEPHVQDLCNFLNGLGARVAGIGTNQLTLDGVTSLGGGEFRIGPDYIETGSLIGLAAATGSPLRIVDCRPADHAITRIMYGRLGIQWAAEGDDIVVPEGQRLEVIDDFGHAIPKIDDAPWPGFPADLIPIALVIATQARGSILIHEKLFESRLYFVDRLIQMGARIVLCDPHRAMVVGPAKLYGQDMSSPDIRAGMALLIAALCAEGRSVIRHAQQIDRGYERIDERLSSLGAEIRRE encoded by the coding sequence ATGGGCAGGCTGATCATCACTGGCGGGCGGCGATTGCAGGGGCGGATTCGGGTTGCCGGCAACAAGAACGCCGCCGCCCCGGTGCTGGCCGCCAGCCTGCTCACCGAGCACACGGTGCGACTGGGCAACATTCCGCAGATCGAAGACGTCGCCATCTTCGCCGAGATGCTGCGCGGCCTTGGTGCCACGATCGAGCCTGACGGCGAGTGGTGGCAGGTCAACACCGCCCGGGTGCATTCACCGCGACCCGATCGGCGACTCGGCCGCCAGATTCGCATGTCGCTGCTACTGGCCGGCCCGCTACTGGCGCGCTTCGGGCGCGTGGCGTTGCCCTTCCCGGGCGGCGACGTCATCGGGCGACGCCGCGTCGATACCCATCTGCAGGCACTGCAAACCCTGGGGGCGACCGTCGAGGTCACCCGCGAGGGCTATCGCCTGGCGGCGGCGCGACTGCGCGGCGGCGAGATCTTCCTCGATGAGATGAGCGTCACCGCCACCGAGAATGCAGTACTGGCAGCAGTTCTGGCCGAGGGCCGCACGCTGATCCGCAACGCGGCCTCCGAACCGCACGTGCAAGACCTCTGCAACTTCCTCAACGGCCTGGGCGCACGCGTCGCCGGCATCGGCACCAACCAGCTCACGCTCGACGGCGTCACCTCGCTCGGCGGCGGCGAGTTTCGCATCGGCCCCGACTATATCGAGACCGGTAGCCTCATCGGCCTGGCGGCCGCTACCGGCAGCCCGCTGCGCATCGTCGACTGCCGGCCGGCCGACCACGCCATCACCCGCATCATGTACGGCCGGCTCGGCATTCAGTGGGCGGCCGAAGGCGATGACATTGTGGTGCCCGAAGGCCAACGCTTGGAAGTGATCGACGACTTCGGCCACGCCATCCCGAAGATCGACGACGCACCTTGGCCGGGTTTTCCGGCGGATCTCATCCCGATCGCGCTGGTGATTGCGACCCAAGCGCGCGGCTCGATCTTGATCCATGAGAAGTTGTTCGAGAGCCGGCTGTACTTCGTCGATCGGCTGATTCAGATGGGTGCACGCATCGTCTTGTGCGACCCCCACCGCGCGATGGTGGTAGGCCCGGCCAAACTCTACGGCCAGGACATGTCCAGCCCCGACATCCGCGCCGGCATGGCCCTACTCATTGCCGCGCTCTGCGCCGAGGGCCGCAGCGTCATCCGCCACGCCCAACAGATTGACCGCGGCTACGAGCGTATCGACGAGCGCCTGAGCTCACTCGGCGCCGAGATTCGCCGCGAGTGA
- a CDS encoding YncE family protein: MRRYVPWLVAVGLIIPRLAQGIPYVYVANADSDDVTVIDAATNAVVTVAADIEPRNPAVSPTGSRVYVPNRHADNVTVINGVTNAVITTISDPGFNEPYSAAVSPDGSRVYIANKKGGTLFNGSLTVINAGNNTVITTIEDACFGSPEWVTVNPAGARAYVVNRQSDSVCIVDTAGNSVVGSVSVGSEPRSAVVSCDGAFVYVANNAGNPDVTRIRTSDNSVFGIDFTGSANPRNMSMTPDGSKVYVGLQNNSLGIIDTAAATASKLTLAGASSTYGTAVTADGALVFVTDESTGDVHVVAAATDTEITGAGFPIGAGTTPRGLATAFACRRVSRAAAPMSSPLALLVTVVMLVAVGTGYRRVVRARPAEPVMS, translated from the coding sequence ATGAGACGGTATGTACCGTGGCTAGTCGCAGTTGGCCTCATAATCCCGCGCCTGGCGCAAGGGATCCCATACGTTTACGTCGCCAATGCCGATTCGGACGACGTTACGGTCATCGATGCTGCCACCAATGCGGTAGTGACGGTCGCCGCCGACATCGAGCCCCGCAATCCGGCGGTCAGCCCGACCGGCTCGCGCGTGTACGTACCGAACCGGCACGCCGACAATGTTACGGTCATCAACGGTGTGACCAACGCCGTCATTACGACCATCAGCGATCCTGGGTTCAACGAGCCGTATAGCGCGGCCGTGAGTCCGGATGGGAGTCGCGTATACATCGCAAACAAGAAGGGCGGCACCCTCTTCAACGGGAGTCTCACCGTGATCAATGCCGGCAATAATACGGTGATCACGACCATCGAAGATGCGTGTTTTGGGTCGCCCGAGTGGGTCACCGTCAACCCCGCCGGCGCACGTGCCTACGTCGTCAATCGCCAATCCGACAGCGTTTGCATCGTCGATACCGCCGGCAACAGCGTGGTCGGCTCGGTCAGTGTCGGCAGTGAGCCGCGCTCGGCCGTGGTCAGTTGTGACGGGGCTTTCGTGTATGTCGCCAACAACGCCGGCAACCCCGATGTCACTCGGATTCGAACGTCAGATAACTCCGTGTTTGGTATTGACTTCACCGGGTCTGCCAACCCGCGCAACATGTCGATGACACCGGACGGCAGCAAGGTGTACGTCGGCTTACAGAATAACTCGCTGGGCATCATAGATACCGCTGCGGCTACCGCCAGCAAGCTGACTTTGGCGGGTGCGTCGAGCACCTACGGCACCGCGGTGACGGCGGATGGCGCACTCGTATTCGTCACCGACGAGTCCACCGGAGACGTCCACGTCGTCGCCGCCGCCACCGACACCGAGATCACCGGCGCTGGTTTTCCGATCGGCGCGGGCACTACGCCCCGCGGCCTCGCCACCGCCTTCGCTTGTCGCCGGGTGAGCCGCGCGGCCGCGCCGATGTCGTCGCCGCTGGCGCTGCTCGTGACGGTGGTTATGCTGGTTGCGGTCGGCACCGGCTACCGGCGCGTTGTCCGCGCGCGTCCCGCCGAGCCTGTCATGTCCTGA
- the ilvB gene encoding acetolactate synthase large subunit has product MKLTGAQLITQLLERQGITVVAGIPGGANLPLYDALRDSDIRHVLARHEQGAGFIAQGMARVTGRPAVCLGTSGPGATNLLTAIADAKLDSVPLVAITGQVPRAMIGTDAFQEIDTYGLTLPITKHNYLVRSAAELLEVIPEAFRIAASGRPGPVVIDVPKDVQNEFVTFERWPEPGRAEPQRQPADEDIARVAALLGEARRPLCLIGGGVIAAGAATQVELLAQKTSLPVASTLLGLGAMPHDHPLFLGMIGMHAARATNLPLEECDLLLALGVRFDDRATGKVAQFCPQARIVHIDVDASELGKIKQPMLGIEADVAAALAALLPQLRPRPRREWIAEVAALRAAYPLAMPGSECPCEPYGAIRQSAACLGNDVVVASDVGQHQMWAAQAFPFSWPRQWLTSGGLGTMGFGLPAAIGAALAMPERTVVCFSGDGSLLMNIQELATAAEEGVNVKVVLLNNAHLGLVRQQQQLFYGGRYHASRFHAEPDFAAIARGFGVSACDLGAVAEPLAVLHRALQEPGPGLVNVPIAHDANVYPMVPPGAANREMIEGASHASAA; this is encoded by the coding sequence ATGAAACTAACTGGCGCACAACTCATTACGCAGCTGCTGGAGCGGCAGGGGATAACCGTGGTCGCCGGTATCCCCGGCGGGGCGAACCTGCCACTCTACGACGCGCTGCGCGACAGCGACATCCGCCACGTGCTGGCTCGTCACGAGCAAGGGGCGGGCTTCATTGCCCAAGGCATGGCCCGGGTCACCGGCCGGCCCGCGGTCTGCCTGGGCACCTCCGGTCCGGGAGCTACCAACCTGCTGACGGCGATCGCGGACGCCAAACTCGACTCCGTGCCGCTGGTGGCGATCACCGGCCAGGTGCCGCGCGCGATGATCGGCACCGACGCCTTCCAGGAGATCGACACCTACGGCCTCACCCTCCCCATCACCAAGCACAACTACCTGGTGCGCTCGGCGGCCGAACTGCTCGAAGTCATCCCCGAGGCCTTCCGCATCGCCGCCTCGGGCAGACCGGGGCCGGTGGTGATCGACGTTCCGAAAGACGTTCAGAACGAGTTCGTCACCTTCGAGCGCTGGCCCGAACCCGGCCGCGCCGAGCCGCAGCGCCAGCCCGCTGACGAGGATATCGCCCGGGTCGCGGCACTACTCGGCGAGGCACGCCGGCCGCTGTGCCTGATCGGCGGCGGCGTGATCGCTGCCGGCGCTGCAACCCAAGTCGAGCTGCTGGCGCAAAAGACTTCGCTGCCGGTGGCCTCGACGTTGCTCGGGCTCGGGGCGATGCCGCATGATCACCCGCTGTTCCTCGGCATGATCGGCATGCACGCCGCGCGCGCAACCAACCTGCCGCTCGAGGAATGCGATCTGCTGCTCGCCCTGGGCGTGCGCTTCGACGATCGTGCCACCGGCAAGGTGGCGCAGTTCTGCCCGCAGGCGCGCATTGTCCACATCGATGTCGACGCCAGTGAATTGGGCAAGATCAAGCAGCCCATGCTCGGCATCGAAGCGGACGTCGCGGCCGCTCTGGCAGCGCTGCTGCCGCAGTTGCGGCCGCGCCCGCGGCGCGAGTGGATCGCCGAGGTGGCCGCGCTGCGCGCGGCCTACCCGCTGGCTATGCCCGGCAGCGAGTGCCCGTGCGAACCCTACGGTGCCATTCGTCAGAGCGCTGCTTGCCTCGGTAATGACGTTGTTGTCGCCAGCGACGTCGGCCAGCATCAGATGTGGGCGGCGCAAGCGTTCCCGTTCAGTTGGCCGCGGCAATGGCTCACCTCCGGCGGACTCGGGACGATGGGCTTCGGACTGCCGGCCGCCATCGGCGCCGCTTTGGCCATGCCCGAGCGCACGGTGGTGTGTTTCAGCGGTGACGGCAGCCTGCTGATGAACATCCAGGAACTCGCCACCGCGGCCGAGGAGGGCGTGAACGTGAAGGTGGTGCTGCTCAACAATGCCCACCTCGGCCTGGTGCGCCAGCAGCAGCAGCTCTTCTACGGCGGCCGTTACCATGCTTCGCGTTTCCACGCCGAGCCCGACTTCGCCGCCATTGCCCGCGGGTTCGGCGTCAGCGCTTGCGACCTCGGTGCGGTGGCCGAACCGCTGGCGGTGTTGCACCGGGCCTTGCAGGAGCCGGGGCCGGGCCTGGTCAACGTCCCGATCGCCCACGATGCCAACGTCTATCCGATGGTGCCGCCGGGCGCCGCTAACCGCGAGATGATCGAAGGAGCGAGCCATGCAAGCGCAGCTTGA
- a CDS encoding PAS domain S-box protein, which translates to MKRPVAKSPAARSPAAPAVAPVAIESLWWRLLEQTGDIFYVHDHDGRFVFVNPPFHGATGYSREDLEKLNARHLLSPEDYRRNQARIASAIAGAQMAYPWEMTIRRKDGSEGQVEFAAAVIEAEDGRPLVAGVARDVSARRQAEMELREAAAFQKTLAQVSLALHAAPTLEALCPMVCAQGRRLLGVSSARLFLVENARLVVVAAAGAPFLDGAEQWSLGQPSPLGDALRTQRPLLLDAGGRASEQPTVLLLPLLGRHAPIGLLGFCEPDAPGCLDARLQERAEIFAMQVAVAVENAYLLEELRRADRLKTDFLASVSHDLRTPLNVILGYTDIQLDGLLGPLTTDQRDALRRVRITTLGLAGLINATLDLNRLDAGRVPVESVPLNLEALWSELLVELEDHPDWGAVPVHWDMAGAPEVRGDPEKLKLILRNLVGNALKFTRAGAVTVSARYLPGRRRIELAVADTGGGIPAEELPHIFGMFQQGAGQARGGVGLGLYLVKRVVELLGGEISVSSEVGKGSIFRVAVPAGAVE; encoded by the coding sequence ATGAAGCGGCCAGTCGCCAAGAGTCCCGCTGCACGCTCGCCGGCAGCGCCGGCGGTAGCACCGGTGGCCATTGAGTCACTATGGTGGCGCCTGTTGGAACAAACCGGCGATATCTTCTACGTTCACGATCACGACGGGCGTTTTGTCTTCGTCAACCCGCCCTTTCACGGAGCCACGGGTTACTCGCGTGAAGATCTGGAGAAGCTGAACGCGCGCCACTTGCTCAGCCCGGAGGACTACCGCCGCAATCAGGCGCGCATCGCCAGCGCGATCGCCGGCGCTCAGATGGCGTACCCGTGGGAGATGACCATCCGGCGCAAGGACGGAAGCGAGGGACAAGTCGAGTTTGCCGCCGCTGTCATCGAGGCCGAGGACGGGCGGCCGCTGGTGGCGGGGGTGGCGCGCGACGTGAGCGCGCGCCGCCAAGCGGAGATGGAGTTGCGCGAGGCGGCGGCGTTTCAGAAGACGCTGGCACAGGTGTCGCTGGCGTTGCACGCGGCGCCGACATTGGAGGCGTTGTGCCCGATGGTTTGCGCCCAAGGCCGCCGCTTGCTGGGTGTCAGCAGTGCCAGGCTGTTCCTGGTGGAGAACGCCAGGCTGGTGGTAGTGGCTGCGGCAGGCGCGCCATTCCTCGACGGTGCTGAACAGTGGTCGCTCGGTCAGCCCAGCCCGCTCGGCGATGCCTTGCGCACGCAGCGCCCGCTGCTGCTCGACGCCGGCGGCCGCGCTAGCGAGCAGCCGACGGTGCTGCTGTTGCCCTTGCTTGGGCGGCATGCGCCCATCGGCCTGCTGGGGTTCTGCGAGCCCGACGCCCCCGGCTGCCTCGATGCGCGCTTACAGGAGCGGGCGGAGATCTTCGCCATGCAGGTGGCGGTGGCGGTCGAGAACGCCTATCTGCTGGAAGAGCTGCGGCGTGCGGACCGGTTGAAAACCGATTTCTTGGCCTCGGTCTCGCACGACCTGCGCACGCCGCTCAATGTGATCCTCGGCTACACCGACATCCAGCTCGACGGCTTACTGGGGCCGCTGACCACCGACCAGCGCGATGCCCTGCGCCGTGTCCGCATCACCACTCTGGGCCTGGCCGGGCTGATCAACGCCACGCTCGATCTGAATCGGCTCGACGCCGGCCGCGTGCCGGTTGAGTCGGTGCCCCTCAACCTCGAGGCCTTGTGGAGTGAGCTGCTGGTGGAGTTGGAGGATCACCCGGACTGGGGGGCCGTGCCGGTGCACTGGGATATGGCCGGTGCTCCGGAGGTGCGCGGTGATCCGGAGAAACTGAAGTTGATTCTGCGCAACCTGGTCGGCAACGCCCTCAAGTTCACGCGCGCGGGGGCGGTGACGGTGAGCGCGCGCTACCTGCCCGGCCGGCGGCGGATCGAGCTGGCGGTCGCCGATACCGGCGGCGGCATCCCCGCGGAGGAGCTGCCGCACATTTTCGGCATGTTTCAACAAGGGGCCGGGCAAGCCCGCGGCGGAGTTGGTTTGGGTCTGTACTTGGTCAAGCGCGTGGTCGAGCTGCTCGGCGGTGAAATCAGCGTCAGCAGCGAAGTCGGCAAGGGGTCGATCTTCCGCGTCGCCGTACCCGCGGGGGCGGTCGAATGA
- a CDS encoding DUF4911 domain-containing protein gives MRAAEVVPIYLRVAPGDIALLKFLIESYEGIAVVRTIERRAAVIVILAVPDFLSTVRAALTAAAQWIAYEEVPPPAERDLGPVPPAQ, from the coding sequence ATGAGGGCCGCCGAGGTCGTGCCGATCTATTTGCGGGTCGCCCCCGGCGACATTGCGCTGCTGAAGTTCTTGATCGAATCGTACGAGGGGATCGCGGTCGTGCGCACGATCGAGCGGCGCGCGGCGGTCATCGTGATTCTGGCGGTGCCGGACTTCTTGAGCACGGTGCGCGCGGCCCTGACCGCCGCGGCGCAATGGATAGCTTACGAAGAAGTACCGCCGCCGGCGGAGCGCGACCTTGGGCCGGTGCCACCGGCGCAATAG
- a CDS encoding LLM class F420-dependent oxidoreductase: MRLGLQIGYWMMGPEDPIDLVLEAERLGFDSVWTAEAYGSDCFSPLCWIGARTTKIKLGTAVMQLSARTPACAAMTAVTIDHLSGGRLLLGIGVSGPQVVEGWYGQPFPKPMGRTREWVEVFRAMLRREQPVSFQGEHYQLPYQGGSGLGKPLKLIVHPLRSHIPIYLGAEGPKNVALAAEIADGWLPLFVSPYKMDIYADSLRQAKPEFDVAATVTASLNDDLEQALYPIKMALGFYIGGMGARGRNFHLNLIERLGYGDSARRVQELFLAGKRAEAFAAVPDQLADEISLAGSADRIRDRLQAWQQCGIKSLLVGTRDPRVLRLLAETLL, encoded by the coding sequence ATGCGGCTCGGTTTGCAGATCGGCTACTGGATGATGGGTCCAGAAGATCCGATTGATCTCGTGTTGGAGGCGGAACGTCTGGGTTTCGACTCGGTCTGGACGGCGGAAGCGTATGGCTCGGACTGCTTCTCGCCGCTGTGCTGGATCGGGGCGCGTACCACCAAGATCAAGCTCGGTACCGCGGTGATGCAACTCTCCGCTCGCACCCCCGCGTGTGCGGCGATGACGGCCGTGACCATCGACCACTTATCGGGCGGGCGGCTGCTGCTCGGTATCGGCGTCTCGGGGCCGCAGGTGGTCGAGGGCTGGTATGGCCAGCCGTTCCCCAAGCCGATGGGCCGCACCCGCGAGTGGGTCGAGGTCTTCCGCGCCATGCTGCGGCGCGAACAGCCAGTGAGCTTCCAAGGCGAGCACTATCAGCTGCCGTACCAAGGTGGCAGCGGGTTGGGCAAGCCGCTGAAACTAATCGTGCACCCGTTGCGCAGCCACATCCCGATCTACCTCGGTGCCGAGGGGCCGAAGAACGTCGCGCTCGCTGCCGAGATTGCCGACGGCTGGCTGCCGCTGTTCGTCTCGCCCTACAAGATGGACATCTACGCCGACTCCTTGCGCCAAGCGAAACCCGAGTTCGACGTTGCCGCCACCGTCACCGCCAGCCTCAACGACGACTTGGAGCAAGCGCTCTACCCGATCAAGATGGCGCTCGGCTTCTACATCGGAGGCATGGGGGCGCGGGGGCGAAATTTCCACCTCAACTTGATCGAGCGACTCGGTTACGGCGATTCGGCGCGGCGGGTGCAAGAGTTGTTTCTCGCCGGCAAGCGCGCCGAAGCGTTTGCCGCCGTGCCGGACCAGCTGGCGGATGAGATTTCGCTGGCCGGCTCGGCCGATCGCATCCGCGACCGCCTGCAAGCTTGGCAGCAGTGCGGCATCAAGAGCCTGCTGGTGGGCACGCGCGACCCGCGGGTGCTGCGCCTGTTGGCGGAAACCCTGCTCTAG
- a CDS encoding DUF4926 domain-containing protein, with product MIREHDCIVLMRDIPAEGLQAGDIRTVVHIHGGGAAYEVEFMTLAGETVAVVTLLPDQLRPIARRDVAQVRKLPPPSF from the coding sequence ATGATTAGGGAACACGATTGCATTGTGCTCATGCGGGACATCCCCGCAGAAGGCCTGCAGGCCGGCGACATCAGGACCGTTGTCCACATCCACGGGGGCGGGGCTGCTTACGAGGTTGAGTTCATGACCTTGGCAGGTGAAACCGTCGCGGTGGTCACGCTGCTGCCGGATCAGCTGCGCCCGATTGCACGGCGCGATGTCGCCCAAGTCCGCAAACTGCCGCCACCCTCTTTCTGA
- a CDS encoding ACT domain-containing protein, with product MQAQLERGVQGNPGASGRRQVAVPAGVVLRLLVRNHPGVMSHICGLFARRAFNVEGIVCLPADDVAGGARSVVLLLVNKDQRLEQLVRQLAKLEDVLEIGHDAGGNAAFTAVAGCL from the coding sequence ATGCAAGCGCAGCTTGAGCGAGGCGTGCAAGGAAACCCGGGTGCGAGCGGCCGCCGCCAGGTGGCCGTGCCGGCGGGGGTGGTGCTGCGGCTGCTGGTGCGCAACCATCCCGGGGTGATGTCGCATATCTGCGGCCTGTTTGCCCGCCGGGCATTCAACGTCGAGGGGATCGTGTGCCTGCCGGCCGATGACGTCGCCGGCGGGGCGCGCAGCGTGGTGCTGTTGCTGGTGAACAAAGACCAGCGCTTGGAGCAGCTAGTGCGTCAGCTCGCCAAGTTGGAGGACGTGCTGGAAATCGGCCATGACGCCGGCGGCAACGCCGCCTTCACGGCGGTGGCCGGTTGCCTGTAG